The nucleotide window CATTTAAATCCTGTGAACTATGAAAAAGATGATTTTCCTTTTTGCATCAATTTTTTTTGCTCTTCCATCAATTGGGCAAGAACCAGGGAGTGTTTCTTCCAGTAAGATCGACCTCAATGTCGATGTGGTTAGTCGTTATGTTTGGCGTGGGCTTCTTTATAATGCCTCTCCAAATATTCAGCCTACGTTAAGCTATACGAAGAGTGGTTTTTCCATTGGAAGTTGGGGATCCTATGGTTTATCCAGTCAGTATGCCGAAGTCGATTTCTTTGCATCGTATTCCACTGGGCCGCTCACCTTTTTAGTTTATGATTACTTTAACGAGGATGAAGGCGATCTTCAGGCAAATGACTTCTTTAACTATAAGGAAAAAATAACGGCTCATGCTGTTGAAGGATCGATATTTTACACTGGGGGTGACGGCTTTCCTATTAAATTAACGGCTGCAATGTTCGTTTATGGTAATGATCGAAACCCAGATAACGGTGATCAATACTACAGCACCTATTTTGAGTTAGGTTACCCCTTAAATGTTGCCGATCACCCTCTAGATATATTCATTGGTGGAACTCCTCAAAAGGGTCTTTACCATTCCGATGCCGGAATTGTTAATATAGGGTTATCTACTACGAAGGAGTTAGAAATCTCTGACCGCTTTAAACTTCCTATTAAAGCTACTCTCTCAGTAAATCCGAGCGCGGATAATGTTTTCTTGGTTATCGGAATGACTTTTTAATGTCTTAAAAAACAATAATATGAGCCGCAAATTTGTTTCAATAAAGACAAGGATAGCCCTACTGGTTGGGGCTGGTGTATTCTTGCTTTCGGGGATTTTAATCACCATTTCTACCTACAATTCGCTAAAAACAGCCACAGTTAGTTCCACCGAGATATCTAACCAGATGGCGGTTACTTATGCAAATCAAGTGGTGGATAAGATGGATGACGCTATGTCTGCCGCACGATCGCTCGCACATGCACTTAGTGGTGTGATTGGTAAAAATGTTTCTAGGCAGGCGATCCAGCAGATGGCTGGTAGTATTTTATTGGGTGATGAAGATTTTTTAGGTTATACTGTTTGCTTCGAACCCAATGCTTATGATGCAAAGGATGCGTTTTTCGCCAATAAACCTGGACACGACAATACAGGTAGATTCGTATCCTACATGACGAAGAACGGTTCTGGTGGATTTGTTGTAGAGCCCTTAGTGGACTATGAAAACGAATCTGCGGCTCCTTGGTATTGGATACCCATGCGCACCATGAAGGAATTTGTTACCGAACCTTTAATGTATCCAATCCAGGGAAAAAATGTTTATATGGTTTCCTTTATGTGCCCAATTATTACCAATGGGAAATTTGTGGGAGTGACCGGTGTCGATTTATCTATTAACTATTTGCAAGACATGGTCGTTAAGGCCAATGTTTTTGATGGTCATGGAAACTTTGATATTGTGTCACATCAAGGGGTGTTTGCTGCAAATTCAGGAAACCCCGACTTTGTTGGCAAAAATATATTGGAGCAGAAGAATATAGGTGCCGAAGATCAGTTAGTCGATATCGAAAAAGGGAATAGCCTTACACGAATCGACAACGGTATCCTAAAAGCGTTTGTGCCTGTGATAGTTGGACGTTGTCCCACCGCATGGCAAGTGTCTATTAGTGTACCAGTAGACTACATCACCCAAGAAGCCCGTGCTCAAATGATTTACCAAATGATTATTGGGATTATTCTCCTTGTTGTAGCCATTTTCATTCTTGTGCTTTTGCT belongs to Williamwhitmania taraxaci and includes:
- a CDS encoding TorF family putative porin: MKKMIFLFASIFFALPSIGQEPGSVSSSKIDLNVDVVSRYVWRGLLYNASPNIQPTLSYTKSGFSIGSWGSYGLSSQYAEVDFFASYSTGPLTFLVYDYFNEDEGDLQANDFFNYKEKITAHAVEGSIFYTGGDGFPIKLTAAMFVYGNDRNPDNGDQYYSTYFELGYPLNVADHPLDIFIGGTPQKGLYHSDAGIVNIGLSTTKELEISDRFKLPIKATLSVNPSADNVFLVIGMTF